One part of the Candidatus Eisenbacteria bacterium genome encodes these proteins:
- the rplE gene encoding 50S ribosomal protein L5, producing the protein MIRLKEQYKTSVLPEMKKRFGYGNVMQVPTLEKIVVNMGVKEAPQDAKVLDAVMGDLAAITGQRPSVRRARKSIANFKIREGMPVGCAVTLRGRRMWEFFDRLVNVAIPRIRDFRGVPTRSFDGRGNYTLGMEEQIVFPEIDYDKVAKIQGMDVVIVTTARTDEEGMTLLELLGMPFRRK; encoded by the coding sequence GTGATTCGCCTGAAAGAACAATACAAGACGAGCGTCCTGCCGGAGATGAAGAAGCGTTTCGGTTACGGCAACGTCATGCAGGTTCCGACGCTCGAGAAGATCGTGGTCAATATGGGCGTCAAGGAGGCGCCGCAGGACGCGAAAGTCCTCGACGCGGTGATGGGCGACTTGGCGGCGATCACCGGGCAGCGGCCGAGCGTTCGGCGCGCCCGCAAGTCGATCGCGAATTTCAAGATCCGCGAAGGGATGCCGGTCGGATGCGCGGTAACCCTGCGCGGAAGGCGGATGTGGGAGTTCTTCGACCGGCTCGTGAACGTCGCGATTCCGCGAATTCGCGACTTCCGCGGCGTCCCGACCCGGTCGTTCGACGGCCGCGGCAACTACACGCTCGGCATGGAGGAGCAGATCGTCTTCCCCGAGATCGATTACGACAAGGTGGCGAAGATCCAGGGGATGGACGTCGTGATCGTGACGACGGCGCGAACGGACGAGGAGGGGATGACCCTTCTCGAGCTTCTCGGAATGCCGTTCCGCAGAAAGTAG
- the rplX gene encoding 50S ribosomal protein L24: MKIKKNDIVIVISGEDKGKTGKVLSVDRKKSRLLVEGVNFVKRHRKARRPGDQSGILEREAPIHVSNVMLYYDNKPTKVGHKELADGKKVRVARKTGEVIG, translated from the coding sequence GTGAAGATCAAGAAGAACGATATCGTGATCGTCATCTCGGGCGAGGACAAGGGAAAGACCGGGAAGGTCCTCAGCGTGGACCGGAAGAAGTCGCGCCTTCTCGTCGAAGGGGTGAACTTCGTCAAGCGGCATCGAAAGGCGCGGCGGCCCGGCGATCAGAGCGGAATCCTCGAGAGAGAAGCTCCGATCCACGTGTCGAACGTGATGCTCTACTACGACAACAAGCCGACGAAGGTCGGTCACAAGGAGCTGGCGGACGGCAAGAAGGTCCGTGTCGCCCGGAAGACCGGGGAAGTGATCGGCTAG
- the rplN gene encoding 50S ribosomal protein L14 → MIQAQTILSVADNSGARRVMCFRVLGGTRRRYARIGDIVICAVKDALPGAQVKKGDVVKAVVVRTKKEIRRRDGSYIRFDENAAVLINDQKEPRGTRIFGPVARELRERQFMRIVSLAPEVL, encoded by the coding sequence ATGATTCAAGCACAAACGATACTCTCCGTGGCGGACAATTCCGGCGCCCGGAGGGTGATGTGCTTCCGGGTGCTGGGCGGAACGAGAAGACGGTACGCCCGCATCGGCGACATCGTGATCTGCGCCGTGAAAGACGCTCTCCCGGGCGCGCAGGTGAAGAAGGGCGATGTCGTGAAGGCGGTCGTGGTCCGCACGAAGAAAGAGATCCGCCGCCGCGACGGATCGTACATTCGTTTCGACGAGAACGCCGCGGTCCTCATCAACGATCAGAAGGAGCCGAGGGGAACGCGAATCTTCGGCCCGGTGGCGCGGGAGCTTCGCGAGCGCCAGTTCATGCGGATCGTCTCGCTGGCTCCGGAGGTGCTCTGA
- the rpsQ gene encoding 30S ribosomal protein S17: MNETRARRKVRIGRVVKHGADKTAVVAIERRSPHPVYGKIVKRTSKIYVHDENNEARVNDLVRVMETRPLSKMKRWRLVEIVRRHEEA; the protein is encoded by the coding sequence ATGAACGAAACGAGAGCGAGAAGGAAGGTCCGGATCGGGCGCGTGGTGAAGCACGGGGCCGACAAGACGGCGGTCGTCGCGATCGAGCGGCGCTCTCCGCATCCTGTTTACGGGAAGATCGTGAAGAGGACCTCGAAGATCTACGTGCACGACGAGAACAACGAAGCGCGCGTGAACGATCTGGTGCGTGTCATGGAGACGCGGCCTCTTTCGAAGATGAAGCGCTGGCGTCTGGTGGAGATCGTCCGGCGCCACGAAGAAGCCTAG
- the rpmC gene encoding 50S ribosomal protein L29, with the protein MKTFKLREMSRAELKQRESDLQEELFNLRFNAATRALDNPLRLRLIRREIAQIRTVLCEDEKGIRHLGAGAARAAGTEDKK; encoded by the coding sequence ATGAAGACGTTCAAACTGCGCGAGATGAGCCGCGCGGAGCTGAAGCAGCGCGAATCCGACCTCCAAGAGGAGCTGTTCAATCTGCGTTTCAATGCTGCGACGCGCGCCCTCGACAACCCTCTTCGACTTCGCTTGATCCGTCGAGAGATCGCACAAATCCGGACGGTGCTTTGCGAAGACGAGAAGGGGATCCGGCACCTCGGCGCCGGCGCTGCCCGCGCGGCCGGCACCGAGGACAAGAAGTGA
- the rplP gene encoding 50S ribosomal protein L16: MLMPKKSKYRKQQRGRMRGVARRGHEISFGDYGLQAADPGWITNRQIEAARVALTRHVKRGGKVWIRIFPDKPVTQKPAETRMGKGKGAPEYWVAVVRPGRVLFEIEGISRELAREALLLAAAKLPIRTQVISREELAD, encoded by the coding sequence ATGTTGATGCCGAAGAAGTCGAAGTACCGCAAGCAGCAGCGCGGTCGCATGCGAGGCGTCGCGAGGCGCGGGCATGAGATCAGCTTCGGCGACTACGGGCTGCAGGCGGCCGATCCGGGCTGGATCACGAACCGCCAGATCGAGGCGGCTCGCGTGGCCCTGACCCGCCACGTCAAGCGCGGCGGCAAGGTCTGGATCCGGATCTTCCCGGACAAGCCGGTGACTCAGAAGCCGGCCGAAACCCGAATGGGAAAGGGGAAGGGAGCTCCGGAGTACTGGGTGGCCGTCGTGCGGCCTGGCCGAGTGTTGTTCGAGATCGAAGGGATATCGAGAGAGCTTGCGCGGGAGGCGCTCCTTCTCGCGGCGGCGAAGCTGCCGATCCGCACCCAGGTGATCTCCCGCGAAGAGCTGGCGGACTGA
- the rpsC gene encoding 30S ribosomal protein S3, whose product MGQKTNPVGLRLGIIKTWDSRWFATRNYANLLKEDLFIRKYIRTRLQRAGIAKVEIDRAPKKVTIMIHTARPGIVIGRKGQEVDQLRDELQHLTKKEIYINIKEVDRAETNAQLIAEHIAHQLVGRVSFRRTMKKAVSSAMRMGAKGIKIGCAGRLGGSEMARSEGYKEGRIPLHTLRADIDFAQATAITTFGCIGVKVWVFKGEVIGRKRGGWGEPAAGHAAGERR is encoded by the coding sequence TTGGGCCAGAAAACGAATCCGGTCGGTCTCCGGCTCGGCATCATCAAGACGTGGGACTCGCGGTGGTTCGCGACGAGGAACTACGCGAACCTTCTGAAGGAAGACCTCTTCATCCGGAAGTACATCCGGACCCGGCTGCAGCGCGCCGGGATCGCCAAGGTCGAGATCGACCGGGCGCCGAAGAAGGTCACGATCATGATTCATACGGCGCGTCCCGGGATCGTGATCGGACGCAAGGGGCAGGAAGTCGACCAGCTCCGCGACGAGCTTCAGCACCTCACGAAGAAAGAGATCTACATCAACATCAAAGAGGTCGATCGCGCGGAGACCAACGCCCAGCTCATCGCCGAGCACATCGCCCACCAGCTCGTGGGGCGGGTCTCGTTCCGCCGCACGATGAAGAAGGCGGTTTCCTCGGCCATGCGCATGGGGGCGAAGGGGATCAAGATCGGCTGTGCCGGGCGCCTCGGCGGCTCGGAGATGGCCCGAAGCGAGGGATATAAGGAAGGACGCATCCCTCTCCACACGTTGAGGGCGGACATCGATTTCGCGCAGGCGACCGCCATCACGACGTTCGGTTGTATCGGCGTGAAAGTTTGGGTCTTCAAGGGAGAGGTGATTGGGAGGAAGAGGGGCGGATGGGGCGAACCCGCCGCGGGGCACGCGGCGGGCGAGCGCCGCTAA
- the rplV gene encoding 50S ribosomal protein L22, which produces MEGKTEKSGEAKAHARYTRIPPRKARMVLRLIQGRGVEESLRTLRAAHVRGARIITKILNSAVANALAGEGTMKIQSSDLYVKTAYANEGPMLRRFLPRAMGRATRIRKRSSHITIVVGLRKTAKGEK; this is translated from the coding sequence ATGGAAGGAAAGACTGAGAAGTCGGGCGAGGCCAAGGCTCACGCTCGCTACACGAGGATTCCTCCGCGGAAGGCCCGCATGGTGCTTCGCCTCATTCAGGGGCGCGGGGTGGAGGAGTCGCTCCGGACGCTGCGCGCGGCCCATGTCCGCGGGGCGCGGATCATCACCAAGATCCTGAACTCCGCGGTGGCGAACGCCCTGGCCGGCGAAGGGACCATGAAGATCCAGAGCAGCGATCTGTACGTGAAGACGGCGTACGCCAACGAGGGGCCCATGCTCCGGCGCTTTCTGCCTCGGGCGATGGGAAGGGCGACGAGGATCCGGAAACGCTCGAGCCATATCACGATCGTCGTGGGGCTTCGCAAGACCGCGAAGGGGGAGAAGTAG
- the rpsS gene encoding 30S ribosomal protein S19 yields the protein MARSLKKGPFIDEHLSKKIEKMNRSGDRQVIKTWSRRSTISPEFVGHTLAVHNGNKFIPVYITENMVGHKLGEFAPTRTFRAHGGKKEKSKAPASK from the coding sequence ATGGCCCGATCGCTGAAGAAAGGTCCCTTCATCGACGAGCATCTCTCGAAGAAGATCGAGAAGATGAATCGGAGCGGCGATCGCCAAGTCATCAAGACCTGGTCGCGCCGATCCACCATCTCGCCGGAGTTCGTGGGCCACACGCTCGCGGTTCACAATGGGAACAAGTTCATACCGGTGTACATCACCGAGAACATGGTGGGCCACAAGCTCGGGGAGTTCGCTCCCACGCGCACGTTCCGCGCGCACGGAGGCAAGAAAGAGAAGTCGAAGGCGCCGGCCTCGAAGTGA
- the rplB gene encoding 50S ribosomal protein L2 — protein sequence MGIRKFKPTTSTLRYRAVSDFAEITKDKPRKELVEPLRKNSGRNNQGRITVRHQGGGHKRRYRLIDFRRDKGGVPGRVESIEYDPNRSARIALVLYADGERRYILAPHGVKVGDPIQDGPESEIREGNSLPIRRIPLGSQIHNIEMRPGKGAQIARSAGTYAQLLAKEGKYAVLRLPSGEIRQVHLECRATVGQVGNIEHENQVGGKAGRSRWLGRRPSVRGVAMNPIDHPHGGGEGRSSGGRHPVTPWGVPTRGYKTRKRRKKSDEVIIRRRKK from the coding sequence ATGGGCATTCGGAAATTCAAGCCGACGACCTCGACGCTCCGATACCGGGCGGTCTCCGATTTCGCGGAGATCACCAAGGATAAGCCGCGGAAGGAGCTCGTGGAGCCTCTGCGGAAGAACTCGGGGCGCAACAACCAGGGGCGGATCACGGTCCGGCATCAGGGCGGCGGCCACAAGCGCCGTTACCGCCTGATCGACTTCCGCAGGGACAAGGGCGGGGTGCCCGGCCGCGTGGAGAGCATCGAGTACGATCCGAACCGTTCGGCGCGGATCGCGTTGGTTCTGTACGCGGACGGAGAGCGCCGCTACATCCTCGCGCCGCACGGCGTGAAGGTCGGCGATCCGATTCAGGACGGCCCCGAGTCGGAGATCCGCGAGGGGAACTCGCTTCCGATCCGGAGAATCCCGCTCGGAAGCCAGATCCACAATATCGAGATGCGGCCCGGGAAGGGGGCGCAGATCGCCAGGAGCGCCGGCACGTACGCGCAGCTTCTTGCGAAGGAAGGGAAGTACGCGGTCCTTCGCTTGCCGTCGGGCGAGATCCGCCAGGTTCATTTGGAGTGCCGGGCGACGGTCGGACAGGTCGGCAACATCGAGCACGAGAACCAAGTAGGCGGCAAGGCGGGGCGTTCGCGCTGGCTCGGACGGCGGCCGAGCGTGCGCGGCGTCGCGATGAACCCGATCGATCACCCGCACGGCGGCGGCGAGGGGAGGTCCTCGGGCGGCCGCCACCCCGTCACGCCGTGGGGCGTCCCGACCCGCGGGTACAAGACGAGGAAGAGACGGAAGAAATCGGACGAGGTGATCATCAGGCGCCGCAAGAAGTAG
- a CDS encoding 50S ribosomal protein L23, whose product MEARKIVLRPVVTEKTSNLRAAENKYVFEVATDANKIQIKAAVEEIFKVHVEKITTWYARGKLRRRGRFVGKTPDRKRAAVTVRKGESIPVFEQV is encoded by the coding sequence ATGGAGGCGAGGAAGATCGTTCTCAGGCCGGTGGTGACGGAAAAGACGTCGAACCTTCGCGCCGCCGAAAACAAGTACGTGTTCGAGGTCGCGACGGACGCGAACAAGATCCAGATCAAGGCCGCGGTAGAGGAGATCTTTAAGGTTCATGTGGAAAAGATCACCACATGGTACGCGCGGGGGAAGCTCCGCCGCCGCGGGCGTTTCGTCGGGAAGACGCCGGATCGAAAGCGCGCGGCGGTGACCGTCCGAAAGGGCGAGAGCATACCGGTCTTCGAGCAGGTCTAA
- the rplD gene encoding 50S ribosomal protein L4, whose translation MAEAMLQTFEGREKGTVALPDFAFAVRPRQQAVYEAVKALLANQRQGTSSTKTRHEVSGSGKKPWRQKGTGRARSGTSTSPLWVGGGRIHGPHPRDYTMRIPKKIRRLALLSVLSDKAGRGAITVIDACPRMDAPKSKVFADFWKRVAKDREKCLLVLDRFDENVFKSVRNLPRLAVTTVGNLNTYDAVRVGRVVFTAEALRAIEKAE comes from the coding sequence ATGGCGGAAGCAATGCTCCAGACTTTCGAGGGCCGGGAGAAGGGAACGGTCGCGCTCCCGGATTTCGCATTTGCGGTCCGGCCCAGGCAGCAGGCGGTCTACGAGGCGGTGAAGGCCCTCCTGGCGAACCAGAGGCAGGGGACCTCGTCGACCAAGACTCGGCACGAGGTGTCGGGGTCCGGAAAGAAGCCGTGGCGGCAGAAGGGGACGGGACGCGCTCGATCGGGGACGTCGACGTCCCCCCTCTGGGTCGGGGGCGGGCGGATCCACGGACCGCACCCGCGGGACTACACGATGCGCATCCCGAAGAAGATCCGCCGCTTGGCGCTCCTCTCGGTTCTCTCGGACAAGGCGGGGCGAGGCGCGATCACCGTGATCGACGCGTGCCCCCGGATGGACGCGCCGAAGAGCAAAGTGTTCGCGGATTTCTGGAAACGCGTCGCGAAGGACCGGGAGAAGTGTCTCTTGGTGCTCGACCGGTTCGACGAGAACGTCTTCAAGTCGGTGCGGAATCTTCCGCGCCTGGCCGTCACGACCGTCGGCAACCTGAACACGTACGACGCCGTCCGCGTCGGCAGGGTCGTTTTCACCGCCGAGGCGCTCCGGGCGATCGAGAAAGCGGAGTAG
- the rpsJ gene encoding 30S ribosomal protein S10, translating into MAGQRIRIRLRAYDHEVLDKSTAEIVQTAKRTGARISGPIPLPTKKTVYTVLRSPHIDKKSREQFEIRTHKRLIEIFDSTPQTIDALGRLDLPAGVDIEIKV; encoded by the coding sequence GTGGCAGGTCAGAGAATACGCATTCGGTTGCGCGCCTACGACCATGAGGTTCTCGACAAGTCGACGGCGGAGATCGTGCAGACGGCGAAGAGAACCGGCGCCCGGATTTCGGGACCGATTCCGCTCCCGACGAAGAAGACCGTCTACACGGTTCTTCGGTCGCCGCACATCGACAAGAAGTCGCGGGAACAGTTCGAGATCCGCACGCACAAGCGTTTGATCGAGATCTTCGACTCCACGCCGCAGACGATCGACGCCCTGGGCCGGCTCGATCTTCCCGCCGGGGTCGATATCGAGATCAAGGTGTAA
- the fusA gene encoding elongation factor G, giving the protein MGRQYALEKVRNIGIMAHIDAGKTTTTERILYYTGRVHRMGEVHDGTTVMDWMDLERERGITITSAATTCFWKDCRVNIIDTPGHVDFTVEVERSLRVLDGAVAVFCSVGGVEPQSETVWRQADKYGIPRLAFINKMDRLGADFRRVVRMMREKLGANAVRIQIPTGEGERFRGLVDLVRMKMVVYDDESLGAQFREEEIPAEFAAEANEARAELLEAIAEYDDAFLEKYVEGRPVSEEDVRRAIRAATVGVHVMPVLCGSALRNKGVQRLLDAVVEYLPSPTDVPPIEGTHPTTGKTLARRPSDGEPFSALAFKISADYYVGKLSYLRAYSGTLKSGDVVLNPRTGRKERIGRILQMHANKQTEIDEIFAGDIVAAVGLKNVVTGDTLCDLKHPIALESMTFPNPVISVAIEPKTKADEEKLSSSLARMAEEDPTFRYRVDEETGQTIISGMGELHLDVITTRMAREFGVGANIGKPQVAYRETIRGTARSDMKFVRQSGGRGQYAHVILEVASIDAAKQFEFENGISSDVIPRQFLGPIEQGLRGAMGSGVLAGYEMTGIRARLVGGSYHDVDSTDVAFGTAASMALQDAVRQADPILLEPMMTVEVVVPEEFLGPVIGDLNGRRGQISGSAQRADAKIVTAIVPLVEMFGYATAIRSLTQGRALYTMQFLRYEEIPSRIAAALISRMRGL; this is encoded by the coding sequence ATGGGTCGTCAATACGCGCTCGAGAAGGTGCGCAACATCGGTATCATGGCGCATATCGATGCCGGGAAGACGACCACCACCGAGCGGATTCTCTACTACACCGGCCGGGTTCATCGGATGGGCGAGGTGCACGACGGCACGACCGTCATGGATTGGATGGACCTGGAGCGGGAACGCGGGATCACCATTACGTCGGCCGCGACGACCTGCTTCTGGAAAGACTGCAGGGTTAACATAATCGATACGCCCGGGCACGTCGACTTCACGGTCGAGGTGGAGCGGTCTCTCCGGGTCTTGGACGGAGCCGTCGCGGTCTTTTGCTCCGTCGGCGGCGTGGAGCCGCAGTCGGAGACCGTGTGGCGGCAGGCGGACAAGTACGGCATCCCGCGGCTCGCCTTCATCAACAAGATGGACCGGCTGGGGGCCGACTTTCGCCGGGTGGTGCGCATGATGCGCGAGAAGCTCGGGGCGAATGCCGTACGGATCCAGATCCCGACGGGGGAAGGAGAGCGCTTTCGGGGTCTTGTCGATCTCGTGCGCATGAAGATGGTCGTGTACGACGACGAATCGCTTGGCGCGCAGTTCCGCGAGGAGGAGATCCCCGCGGAGTTCGCCGCCGAAGCGAACGAGGCGCGCGCGGAGCTTCTCGAGGCGATCGCGGAGTACGACGACGCGTTTCTCGAGAAGTACGTCGAGGGGCGCCCCGTCTCCGAGGAGGACGTCCGACGGGCGATCCGCGCGGCGACGGTCGGCGTTCACGTCATGCCGGTTCTTTGCGGATCGGCGCTCCGGAACAAAGGAGTCCAGAGACTCCTCGACGCGGTCGTGGAGTATCTCCCTTCCCCGACCGACGTCCCGCCGATCGAGGGGACGCATCCGACGACCGGCAAGACGCTGGCGCGGAGGCCCTCGGACGGCGAGCCGTTCTCTGCGCTCGCGTTCAAAATCAGCGCCGACTACTACGTCGGCAAGCTCTCGTATCTGCGGGCGTACTCGGGGACGCTGAAGAGCGGGGATGTCGTCCTGAACCCGAGAACGGGCCGCAAGGAGCGGATCGGAAGGATCCTTCAGATGCACGCGAACAAGCAGACCGAGATCGACGAGATCTTCGCCGGCGATATCGTCGCGGCGGTCGGTCTGAAGAACGTGGTCACGGGGGATACGCTCTGCGATCTGAAGCATCCGATCGCCCTCGAGTCGATGACCTTCCCGAATCCGGTGATCTCGGTCGCCATCGAACCCAAGACGAAAGCGGACGAGGAGAAGCTCTCCTCGTCGCTCGCGCGCATGGCCGAGGAGGATCCGACGTTCCGCTATCGGGTCGACGAAGAGACCGGCCAGACGATCATCTCCGGGATGGGAGAGCTTCATCTCGACGTGATCACAACGCGCATGGCGCGGGAGTTCGGTGTCGGGGCGAACATCGGCAAGCCGCAGGTCGCGTACCGGGAAACGATCCGCGGCACGGCTCGTTCGGATATGAAGTTCGTTCGTCAGAGCGGCGGGCGCGGCCAATACGCGCACGTGATCCTCGAGGTCGCGTCGATCGACGCGGCGAAGCAGTTCGAGTTCGAGAACGGCATCTCGTCCGACGTGATCCCGAGGCAATTCCTCGGGCCGATCGAGCAGGGCCTGCGGGGAGCGATGGGGAGCGGCGTCTTGGCCGGCTACGAGATGACCGGGATCCGTGCGCGTCTCGTCGGAGGTTCGTATCACGACGTCGATTCGACCGACGTCGCCTTCGGCACCGCCGCGTCGATGGCTCTCCAGGATGCCGTCCGGCAGGCGGATCCGATTCTACTCGAGCCGATGATGACGGTCGAGGTCGTGGTTCCCGAGGAGTTTCTCGGGCCGGTGATCGGAGACCTCAACGGGCGTCGCGGGCAGATTTCCGGAAGCGCGCAGAGGGCGGACGCGAAGATCGTGACGGCGATCGTTCCGCTCGTGGAGATGTTCGGCTACGCGACGGCGATCCGGTCGCTGACGCAGGGGCGCGCGCTCTACACGATGCAGTTCCTGCGATACGAGGAGATTCCCTCGAGGATCGCGGCTGCGCTGATCAGCCGAATGAGGGGTCTCTAG
- the rpsG gene encoding 30S ribosomal protein S7 → MPRKKYVPRSNPLPDPVHGSLLVTKFISSLMSRGKRSTAERVFYRAMDIIEQKTGQPGITVFKQAISNAKPVLEVKSRRVGGATYQVPVEVRPERRTSLAIRWIIDYSTARSEKSMEEKLAAELVAASKKEGGTIKKREDTHKMAEANKAFAHYRW, encoded by the coding sequence ATGCCGAGGAAGAAATACGTTCCGCGCAGCAATCCCTTGCCGGATCCGGTTCACGGGAGCCTTCTCGTGACCAAGTTCATCAGCTCGCTCATGAGCCGCGGCAAGAGGAGCACGGCGGAGAGGGTGTTCTATCGGGCGATGGATATCATCGAGCAGAAGACCGGCCAGCCGGGCATCACGGTCTTCAAGCAGGCGATCTCCAACGCGAAGCCCGTTCTCGAGGTGAAGTCCCGCAGGGTCGGCGGCGCCACGTATCAGGTTCCCGTCGAGGTCCGCCCGGAACGGCGGACGTCCCTTGCGATTCGTTGGATCATCGACTACTCCACGGCGCGATCGGAGAAGTCGATGGAGGAGAAACTGGCCGCGGAGCTTGTGGCCGCTTCGAAGAAAGAAGGGGGCACGATCAAGAAGAGAGAGGACACGCACAAGATGGCGGAAGCGAACAAGGCTTTCGCCCACTACCGTTGGTAG
- a CDS encoding 30S ribosomal protein S12 yields the protein MPTINQLVRKGRKVLKKKTKAPALQSSPQKRGVCIRVYTTSPKKPNSALRKVARVRLQNGIEVTSYIPGEGHNLQEHSLVLVRGGRVKDLPGVRYHIVRGALDASGVEGRTQSRSKYGTRRPKK from the coding sequence TTGCCCACGATCAATCAGCTGGTCCGCAAGGGCCGCAAGGTCTTGAAAAAGAAGACGAAAGCGCCGGCGCTGCAGAGCTCGCCGCAGAAGCGCGGGGTCTGCATTCGCGTGTACACGACCTCCCCGAAGAAGCCGAACTCGGCGCTCAGGAAGGTGGCTCGTGTGCGGCTCCAAAACGGAATCGAGGTGACGAGCTACATTCCCGGGGAAGGGCACAACCTGCAGGAGCATTCCCTCGTTCTCGTGAGAGGGGGCAGGGTGAAGGACCTTCCCGGAGTTCGTTATCACATCGTCCGCGGGGCGCTCGACGCCTCGGGGGTAGAAGGACGAACGCAGAGCCGTTCCAAGTACGGAACGCGGAGACCGAAGAAGTAG